A genomic stretch from Erysipelothrix sp. HDW6C includes:
- the frr gene encoding ribosome recycling factor, with product MSNIVTDGRMLMDDVIETFESRLGTLRTGRANVSVLHGISVEYYGSPTPIEQISQLSVVEGRQLVIKPFDPSSLKDIERALNESTLDLPTQNDGTLIRINVPQLTEDTRREVSKSVGTFSEEAKIAIRNVRRDLNDEVKKDTDLPEDQERGILEDVQKLTDEFIKKIDDIAKAKVADIMSI from the coding sequence ATGAGTAATATCGTAACAGACGGTCGCATGTTAATGGACGACGTCATTGAAACATTTGAATCACGCTTGGGTACGCTTCGTACTGGCCGTGCTAACGTATCAGTGCTCCATGGCATTAGTGTTGAATACTATGGTTCACCAACACCGATTGAACAAATTTCACAATTATCAGTTGTTGAAGGACGTCAACTTGTAATCAAACCATTTGACCCTTCAAGTCTTAAAGATATTGAACGTGCGTTGAATGAGTCAACACTGGACTTACCAACTCAAAATGATGGAACACTTATTCGCATTAATGTTCCTCAATTAACAGAAGACACACGTCGCGAAGTTTCAAAATCAGTGGGTACTTTCTCAGAAGAGGCAAAGATTGCAATTCGTAATGTACGTCGTGACCTTAATGACGAAGTAAAGAAAGATACAGACCTACCTGAAGACCAAGAACGTGGAATTCTTGAAGATGTTCAAAAATTGACAGACGAGTTCATTAAGAAAATTGATGATATCGCGAAGGCTAAAGTCGCTGACATAATGTCAATCTAA
- the rseP gene encoding RIP metalloprotease RseP yields the protein MNFLLSIVYFAVVLSILVFIHELGHLIAAKRFGVFCKEFAIGMGPTLFKIKKPHWETTYSIRALPLGGFVSMAGEPGEEDMDVPIERTMLGIARWKRLIIMLAGIFMNLVLAVVIYTAIFTANGIVDAPQPIVAAVVENSPASEAGLQEGDMMVQMEFADGSVVIPTTFSELQMGVAVYKDQPIKITIDRSGVEHELVLTPKFNETDKVYQIGVQSPPATQRDVGFFQSIPLAFAEIGNVIAQMWFLLSRVVRGIGADSLGGPIAIFGMTAEIQTYGFIYFLNLVALLSVNLAVVNLLPIPVMDGGRVVLTVIEMIIGRPIPEKIENFVMMTGLVLILAFFAFIMFNDISRLF from the coding sequence ATGAATTTTCTATTAAGTATTGTATATTTTGCCGTGGTACTTAGTATCTTGGTATTTATTCACGAGTTAGGCCACCTTATTGCTGCAAAGCGATTTGGTGTTTTCTGTAAGGAATTCGCAATTGGAATGGGACCAACACTGTTCAAAATAAAGAAACCTCATTGGGAAACCACATACAGCATTCGTGCACTCCCTTTGGGTGGTTTTGTATCGATGGCAGGTGAACCTGGTGAAGAAGATATGGACGTCCCAATTGAACGTACCATGCTAGGTATTGCGCGATGGAAACGTCTTATTATCATGCTTGCAGGTATCTTTATGAATCTTGTACTTGCAGTTGTAATTTATACAGCAATATTCACTGCAAATGGTATTGTAGATGCTCCACAACCGATTGTTGCTGCAGTTGTTGAAAACTCTCCAGCCTCTGAGGCGGGATTGCAAGAAGGCGATATGATGGTTCAAATGGAATTTGCAGACGGGTCAGTTGTAATTCCAACAACATTCTCCGAATTGCAGATGGGTGTTGCAGTCTACAAGGATCAGCCTATCAAAATTACAATCGACCGTTCCGGTGTCGAACATGAATTGGTACTGACACCGAAGTTTAATGAAACAGATAAAGTCTATCAAATCGGTGTTCAATCACCGCCAGCGACACAACGAGATGTTGGTTTCTTTCAATCAATTCCATTGGCATTCGCAGAGATTGGGAATGTGATTGCGCAAATGTGGTTCCTGTTGTCTCGTGTTGTGCGTGGAATCGGTGCAGATAGTCTGGGTGGTCCTATTGCAATTTTTGGGATGACCGCTGAAATTCAGACTTATGGCTTTATTTACTTCTTGAACTTGGTTGCATTGCTATCAGTTAATCTTGCAGTTGTTAACTTATTGCCAATACCAGTTATGGATGGAGGACGTGTCGTTCTGACGGTTATAGAAATGATCATCGGACGTCCAATTCCAGAGAAAATTGAAAACTTTGTTATGATGACAGGACTCGTATTAATTCTTGCATTCTTTGCTTTCATCATGTTCAATGACATTTCAAGATTGTTCTAA
- a CDS encoding hemolysin III family protein, with product MTKKDVSMKDYKRLSFGEEVANSVSHGIMVVFLLVMYPYVSVRAYAQGGWLLVFGDAVFIISLFLMFMGSTLYHAMENDSKAKYIFRILDHSFIFVAIAGTYTPIALTVLDGWIGYAVVFIQWFMVIVGILQKTVAKRSMPKLSVAIYLVMGWAAVMLMPQLIKNTSAIFIGLIILGGVFYSIGTYFYLQKDKKYYHFIWHLFINAASLSHFIAIVYFMV from the coding sequence ATGACAAAAAAAGATGTATCCATGAAAGATTACAAACGGCTTTCTTTTGGTGAGGAAGTTGCAAATTCTGTATCGCATGGAATTATGGTCGTATTTTTACTCGTAATGTATCCCTATGTATCCGTTAGAGCATATGCTCAAGGTGGGTGGCTCCTAGTATTTGGTGATGCAGTATTTATTATTTCATTATTTCTAATGTTTATGGGCTCTACCCTCTACCATGCTATGGAAAATGATTCCAAGGCAAAGTATATATTCCGTATTCTTGATCACAGTTTCATATTCGTTGCGATAGCAGGAACATATACGCCAATCGCACTAACTGTATTGGATGGTTGGATTGGATACGCAGTTGTATTTATTCAATGGTTTATGGTTATTGTTGGAATTCTTCAGAAAACAGTCGCGAAACGGTCGATGCCAAAATTATCCGTTGCAATCTACTTGGTAATGGGATGGGCAGCCGTAATGTTGATGCCACAACTCATCAAGAATACGAGCGCAATCTTCATCGGTCTCATTATTCTTGGCGGTGTTTTCTACTCAATTGGAACATACTTCTACCTTCAAAAAGATAAAAAGTATTATCACTTTATCTGGCATTTATTCATCAATGCAGCGTCATTATCACATTTTATTGCTATAGTTTACTTCATGGTTTAA
- the rpsP gene encoding 30S ribosomal protein S16 → MAVKLRLRRMGSKQKPFYRIVAADSRAPRDGRFIEIVGYYDPTTSPAVVKVDEALALKWLSVGAQPSDTVRSILSKQGIMTKHHEAKLAK, encoded by the coding sequence ATGGCAGTTAAATTACGTTTAAGACGAATGGGTTCAAAACAAAAACCATTCTACAGAATTGTTGCAGCAGACTCACGTGCACCACGTGACGGACGTTTCATTGAAATCGTTGGTTACTATGACCCAACAACTTCACCAGCAGTTGTCAAAGTTGATGAAGCATTAGCATTAAAATGGTTATCAGTAGGAGCTCAACCTTCAGACACAGTTCGTAGCATTCTATCAAAACAAGGTATCATGACGAAACATCATGAAGCTAAATTAGCGAAATAA
- a CDS encoding phosphatidate cytidylyltransferase: MKERSITAFTLIAVFSLALVMGNQALFVLLLGVVLIGAYEIYALRKQELRPIILALIIVLTIVGGILDNAYVSGFAMFSIMLMFSLTVVFEWFKFEHVSYIFILMMMLVLAIQSIRVVLDIDRVVFFYILLGTYMTDTAAYFGGRFFGKHKLIERISPKKTVEGAVIGYVVSAIVTFVFGVTFAQSYINMPVIIASSLLIPVVGQFGDLAFSLIKRHFNVKDFGSIFPGHGGVLDRVDSVIFTLFTFNLIIMFLG, from the coding sequence ATGAAAGAGCGTTCGATTACAGCATTTACTCTAATTGCCGTTTTTAGTTTGGCACTTGTGATGGGTAATCAAGCTCTTTTTGTATTACTTTTAGGGGTAGTATTAATTGGAGCTTATGAAATCTATGCATTGCGAAAACAGGAATTACGTCCAATTATCTTAGCTTTAATCATTGTTTTAACTATCGTAGGTGGCATCTTAGATAATGCCTATGTATCAGGATTTGCAATGTTTAGCATCATGTTGATGTTTTCATTAACTGTTGTTTTTGAATGGTTTAAATTTGAACATGTGTCTTATATTTTTATTCTTATGATGATGTTGGTACTTGCCATTCAATCAATAAGAGTTGTATTAGATATTGACCGTGTGGTGTTTTTCTATATTCTTCTTGGAACATACATGACAGATACTGCTGCATATTTCGGAGGCCGATTCTTTGGTAAACATAAACTCATTGAGCGTATATCTCCTAAAAAGACGGTTGAGGGTGCAGTTATTGGCTATGTTGTATCTGCAATAGTTACCTTTGTATTCGGAGTTACATTTGCGCAAAGTTACATCAACATGCCGGTTATAATTGCAAGCTCACTTCTAATTCCTGTTGTAGGGCAATTTGGAGATTTAGCATTTAGTCTTATAAAAAGACACTTTAATGTCAAAGATTTTGGTTCGATTTTCCCAGGTCACGGTGGTGTCCTAGACCGCGTAGATAGTGTCATTTTTACACTTTTCACGTTTAATCTCATCATCATGTTCTTGGGGTAG
- the tsf gene encoding translation elongation factor Ts codes for MITASLVKELRERTGAGMMDCKKALEATDGNIEAAIDWLREKGMASAAKKSGRIAAEGTSTVLTEGNTAVILEVNSETDFVAKNEQFVELVKDLAATFLANKPTDLDAALALDLKGQSVSDAVISATATIGEKITLRRLEVVEKSDDEVFGDYIHMGGKISALTVLKGDNAELARDMAMQVASMSPQYVSQKEIPSDIIEKETAIQVEIVKNDADLANKPEQVVNGIIKGRVSKQMQEISLVDQIFFKDGKAKVAQVLKDAGTEVVRFVRYAVGEGIEKREEDFAAEVAKASQVK; via the coding sequence ATGATTACAGCAAGTTTAGTAAAAGAACTTCGTGAACGTACTGGAGCCGGAATGATGGACTGCAAGAAAGCTCTTGAAGCAACAGATGGAAACATCGAAGCAGCTATCGACTGGTTACGCGAAAAAGGTATGGCAAGTGCAGCTAAGAAATCTGGCCGTATCGCAGCTGAAGGTACAAGTACAGTATTAACAGAAGGTAACACTGCTGTTATTCTTGAAGTTAACTCAGAAACAGATTTTGTTGCTAAAAACGAACAATTCGTTGAATTGGTTAAAGATTTAGCAGCTACATTCTTAGCAAACAAACCAACAGACTTAGATGCAGCATTAGCATTAGACCTTAAAGGCCAAAGTGTGAGTGATGCAGTTATCTCAGCAACAGCAACAATCGGAGAAAAAATTACACTTCGCCGTTTGGAAGTTGTTGAAAAATCAGATGATGAAGTATTTGGAGATTACATTCACATGGGTGGAAAAATCTCAGCTTTAACTGTTCTTAAAGGCGATAACGCAGAATTAGCGCGTGATATGGCAATGCAAGTTGCTTCAATGAGCCCACAATATGTATCACAAAAGGAAATTCCAAGTGATATTATTGAAAAAGAAACAGCAATCCAAGTTGAAATCGTTAAAAACGATGCTGACTTAGCTAATAAGCCAGAACAAGTTGTTAACGGAATCATCAAAGGACGTGTAAGCAAACAAATGCAAGAAATTTCTTTAGTAGACCAAATCTTCTTTAAAGATGGAAAAGCCAAAGTTGCTCAAGTCTTAAAAGATGCAGGAACTGAAGTTGTTCGTTTCGTTCGCTACGCTGTTGGTGAAGGAATTGAAAAACGTGAAGAAGACTTTGCAGCTGAAGTTGCAAAAGCATCACAAGTAAAATAA
- a CDS encoding 3'-5' exoribonuclease YhaM family protein gives MKIKEYTSGLKTSNAMLIARYTRGVTQNGAPYLSITFQDSSGEIEGKIWDVKAEQEARIQVGLIAEVKFDVNQYKQALQLRVHDLEIKDQKNYVLEEFVNAGQFDINFLRSEITAMIETIADPIIKDLVVANMDAVGEQFYQYPAATRNHHDFVGGLATHVYGMAKLAESVCELYPIYNRDLLLAGVILHDMGKIEEYTAPLLSEYSVAGRLLGHISIMQANFTMIATQLGYADKEQTLLLRHMILSHHGQLDYGSPVMPMVKEAEMLNFIDNMDARTNMFDKFYGDLGEGEFSSRMFALDNRNFYKAKGVK, from the coding sequence GTGAAGATTAAAGAATATACAAGTGGTTTAAAAACAAGTAATGCAATGTTGATTGCGCGCTATACTCGTGGAGTAACACAAAATGGTGCTCCATATTTATCCATAACATTTCAAGACAGCTCTGGAGAGATTGAGGGAAAGATTTGGGATGTTAAAGCGGAACAAGAAGCACGCATTCAAGTTGGCTTGATTGCAGAAGTGAAGTTTGATGTAAATCAATACAAACAAGCACTTCAACTCCGCGTCCATGATCTTGAGATTAAAGACCAAAAGAACTATGTTTTAGAAGAATTTGTAAATGCGGGCCAGTTTGATATTAACTTTCTAAGAAGTGAAATCACGGCAATGATTGAAACAATTGCAGACCCAATCATTAAGGATCTTGTTGTTGCAAACATGGATGCTGTAGGCGAGCAGTTCTACCAGTATCCAGCAGCAACACGCAATCATCATGATTTTGTAGGTGGATTGGCAACGCATGTATACGGCATGGCTAAACTTGCAGAATCAGTATGTGAACTTTATCCAATCTATAACCGTGATCTCTTGCTTGCAGGCGTTATCTTGCATGACATGGGGAAAATTGAAGAGTACACAGCGCCTTTATTGAGTGAATATTCGGTTGCGGGACGTTTGCTTGGGCATATATCCATTATGCAAGCAAACTTTACCATGATTGCTACACAACTTGGTTACGCTGATAAAGAACAAACCTTATTGTTGCGTCACATGATTTTGTCGCACCACGGTCAACTTGATTATGGTTCTCCCGTAATGCCAATGGTTAAAGAAGCAGAAATGTTGAATTTCATTGACAATATGGACGCACGCACAAATATGTTTGATAAATTCTATGGTGACTTGGGTGAAGGAGAATTCAGTTCGCGCATGTTTGCACTCGATAATCGTAATTTTTATAAAGCAAAGGGTGTTAAGTAA
- the trmD gene encoding tRNA (guanosine(37)-N1)-methyltransferase TrmD, producing the protein MKISVLTLFPEIFTGFQETSIIKKAILKGLVDYEVIDMRSFTEDKHNRVDDYPYGGGAGLVLMCQPVIDAIKATRTESSVVVMLTPQGRTLKQSIAYELSTYDHLILLCGHYEGFDERIRHYVDMEMSIGDYVLTGGETAAMVISDAVIRLVDGVITKESHEDDSFSNGLLEYPHYTRPRDYEGLVVPDVLISGHHENVRTFRLKESLRKTKRVRPDLLESREMTDLEIKLLHEIENE; encoded by the coding sequence ATGAAAATTAGTGTCTTAACCTTGTTTCCGGAAATCTTCACAGGATTTCAAGAAACGTCAATTATTAAGAAAGCAATATTAAAAGGGTTGGTTGACTACGAAGTCATCGATATGCGCTCTTTTACTGAAGATAAGCACAACCGTGTTGATGATTATCCATATGGTGGTGGTGCAGGACTTGTTTTAATGTGTCAACCAGTGATTGACGCTATTAAGGCAACGCGTACGGAATCATCTGTTGTTGTCATGTTGACACCGCAAGGAAGAACCCTTAAACAATCCATTGCTTATGAATTGAGCACATATGACCACCTTATTTTGTTGTGTGGACACTATGAAGGATTTGATGAACGCATCCGTCACTATGTCGATATGGAAATGTCGATTGGTGATTATGTCTTAACTGGTGGCGAAACAGCTGCAATGGTTATTTCGGATGCAGTTATTCGTCTTGTAGACGGTGTGATTACAAAAGAGTCTCATGAAGACGACTCATTTAGTAATGGACTGCTTGAGTACCCACATTATACACGCCCGCGTGATTATGAAGGTCTTGTTGTTCCAGATGTTCTCATCAGTGGTCACCATGAAAATGTACGGACATTTCGACTTAAGGAGTCACTTCGTAAGACAAAACGCGTTCGTCCTGATTTATTGGAATCGCGTGAGATGACTGATTTAGAAATCAAATTATTGCATGAAATAGAAAACGAGTAG
- the pyrH gene encoding UMP kinase yields MYKRVLLKLSGEALSADGEIFNAAVLDDISAQIKTVVDDGVEVAIVVGGGNFIRGRMADDLGIDRMQVDYMGMLGTVINALAVQGALERHGVHTRVQTAIDMTKVAEPYIPRRAIRHLEKGRVVVFGAGTGSAFFSTDTTAALRASEIKADVILMAKNGVDGIYDSDPRTNPNAKRLESLTYMEVLQKELAVMDATATSMCMDNDIDLLVFNMNEKNNIIKAVRGEAVATRVSKGGN; encoded by the coding sequence ATGTATAAACGCGTATTATTAAAATTGAGCGGTGAAGCGCTCTCTGCTGATGGTGAAATCTTTAATGCAGCCGTATTGGATGATATCTCAGCACAAATTAAGACGGTAGTTGACGATGGAGTCGAAGTTGCCATTGTAGTAGGTGGCGGAAACTTTATCCGTGGTCGTATGGCCGATGACTTAGGAATTGATCGTATGCAAGTTGACTACATGGGGATGTTAGGGACCGTAATTAATGCATTAGCTGTTCAAGGTGCATTGGAACGTCATGGTGTTCATACACGCGTTCAAACTGCGATTGATATGACAAAGGTTGCGGAACCGTATATTCCACGCCGCGCGATTCGTCACTTAGAAAAAGGACGTGTTGTTGTCTTTGGTGCCGGCACAGGATCTGCATTTTTCTCAACGGATACCACTGCAGCATTGCGCGCTTCTGAAATCAAGGCAGATGTCATTTTAATGGCAAAAAATGGAGTCGATGGTATCTATGATTCAGATCCACGTACCAATCCAAATGCTAAGCGACTCGAATCATTGACATATATGGAAGTACTCCAAAAAGAACTTGCTGTCATGGATGCAACTGCAACCTCAATGTGTATGGATAATGATATTGATCTTTTAGTATTTAATATGAATGAAAAAAATAATATAATTAAAGCAGTAAGAGGCGAAGCAGTGGCAACACGCGTCTCTAAGGGAGGAAATTAA
- the rpsB gene encoding 30S ribosomal protein S2, with translation MSVVTMRKLLESGVHYGHQTRRWNPKMKPYIYAAKNRIYIIDLNKTQEKLDVAYAALREIAEKNGKLLIVGTKKQAQTIVVEEALRSGSFFINQRWLGGTLTNFRTIQKSIRRLVEIEEMEASGSIQVYTKKEISLLLKEKDRLENFLGGIKEMKKLPDAVFVVDPIEDANAVAEARKLGIPVFGIVDTNCDPEAVDYAIPGNDDAIRAIRTIVGAMADAMVEPKGGVLQVAYQDQDQDDITMEDVIVNVEQQAAENDRRRRARFDERRKRDDRRRQTRFTPRTDNRTDNRDAKTEEPKTEVKAETKTDEVKSEA, from the coding sequence ATGTCAGTTGTGACAATGAGAAAGTTATTAGAAAGTGGGGTTCATTACGGACATCAAACACGTCGTTGGAACCCAAAAATGAAGCCGTATATTTATGCAGCTAAAAACCGTATTTACATCATTGACTTGAACAAAACTCAAGAAAAATTAGATGTAGCTTATGCAGCATTAAGAGAAATCGCTGAAAAGAACGGTAAATTATTGATTGTTGGTACTAAAAAACAAGCACAAACAATCGTTGTAGAAGAAGCATTACGTAGTGGTTCATTCTTTATCAACCAACGTTGGTTAGGTGGAACATTAACAAACTTCCGTACAATTCAAAAGAGTATCCGTCGTTTAGTTGAAATCGAAGAGATGGAAGCAAGCGGATCAATCCAAGTCTATACAAAGAAAGAAATTTCATTATTACTTAAAGAAAAAGACCGTTTAGAAAACTTCTTAGGCGGAATTAAAGAAATGAAGAAATTACCAGATGCAGTATTTGTTGTTGACCCAATTGAAGATGCTAATGCAGTTGCAGAAGCACGTAAATTAGGAATCCCAGTATTCGGTATCGTTGATACAAACTGTGATCCTGAAGCAGTAGATTATGCAATCCCAGGTAATGATGATGCAATCCGCGCAATCCGTACAATCGTTGGTGCTATGGCTGATGCTATGGTTGAACCAAAAGGTGGCGTATTACAAGTTGCATACCAAGACCAAGATCAAGATGATATTACAATGGAAGATGTTATCGTTAACGTAGAACAACAAGCTGCTGAAAACGATCGTCGCCGTCGTGCTCGTTTTGACGAACGTCGTAAACGTGATGACCGTCGTCGTCAAACACGTTTTACACCACGTACAGACAACCGTACAGATAACCGTGATGCTAAAACTGAAGAACCAAAAACTGAAGTAAAAGCTGAAACAAAAACAGATGAAGTAAAAAGTGAGGCGTAA
- a CDS encoding D-alanyl-D-alanine carboxypeptidase family protein has translation MKRILTFFLVLGLLTGVSAPVHAEIKEDIIPLDTLMLYSSNYLLMDQDDGTILAQNNGYERVSPASITKVLTVITALEMMESQNISLQETYLIPDEVFDGLSSIASIADFDRGDTVVLEDVLYGIMLPSGADATRTLSMRLTGDPEGLSKYMNELAMRIGMTNSNFENTSGLDDENHYSTPYELALLVQYALRNETFKKIYTTETHTTKPLINHPDGISFTNLSLYKARNLGSKTLKGAKSGYTENAERALSSVASKDGTNLIFISTNAPNEETESTAVLDAVNVYNRVFDDFNKTTVINAKTIIKEIPVTYSKEDFPVIFENDVTTYLPKDLSLDDVIVTVTPASTEFVAPVEAGTVMGTLTISYSNKIVHEQTLLATDTIPVRLSKVLLDYCIAILKIVGIAILILIALIFMIREINRARYRKRRERRRAEIMKRRAQQQNE, from the coding sequence ATGAAACGAATCTTAACTTTCTTTCTTGTTCTTGGATTATTAACTGGAGTTTCCGCCCCGGTTCATGCCGAGATTAAAGAAGATATTATCCCTCTTGACACCCTCATGTTATACAGTTCAAACTATCTGTTAATGGATCAGGATGATGGAACGATTCTTGCCCAAAACAATGGGTATGAGCGCGTCAGTCCTGCTTCAATAACAAAGGTGCTAACAGTTATCACTGCATTGGAAATGATGGAATCGCAAAACATTTCTTTACAGGAAACCTACTTAATCCCAGATGAGGTCTTTGATGGTCTTTCATCAATTGCTTCGATTGCTGATTTTGACCGTGGTGATACCGTAGTTCTCGAAGATGTTCTTTATGGTATTATGCTTCCATCCGGTGCTGACGCTACACGAACTTTGTCCATGCGCTTAACGGGCGATCCTGAAGGATTGTCGAAGTATATGAATGAATTAGCGATGCGAATCGGCATGACAAACTCGAACTTCGAGAACACAAGTGGTCTTGACGATGAAAATCACTATTCAACGCCCTATGAATTAGCATTATTAGTACAGTACGCATTGAGAAACGAGACTTTCAAGAAAATATACACCACTGAAACACATACAACAAAGCCATTAATCAACCACCCCGACGGTATCTCCTTTACAAACCTTTCACTTTACAAAGCACGAAACCTCGGATCAAAGACGCTTAAGGGAGCGAAATCTGGGTATACCGAAAATGCCGAACGTGCTTTATCCAGCGTCGCAAGTAAAGACGGAACAAACTTGATTTTTATAAGTACAAATGCTCCAAATGAAGAAACTGAGAGCACAGCAGTTCTTGACGCAGTCAACGTCTACAATCGTGTCTTTGATGATTTCAACAAGACAACAGTTATTAATGCGAAAACAATCATCAAAGAAATTCCTGTCACGTATTCCAAAGAAGATTTCCCTGTTATTTTTGAAAACGATGTCACAACATACCTTCCTAAAGATTTATCGCTTGATGATGTGATTGTTACAGTAACACCAGCAAGCACTGAATTTGTAGCACCGGTTGAGGCAGGTACAGTCATGGGTACCCTCACAATTTCTTACAGTAATAAAATAGTTCATGAGCAAACATTACTGGCAACAGATACAATCCCTGTTCGCCTTTCAAAAGTACTCCTTGATTATTGCATCGCCATCTTGAAAATCGTTGGTATTGCAATACTCATTCTAATTGCGCTTATCTTTATGATCCGTGAAATCAACCGTGCCCGTTATCGCAAGCGCCGCGAACGCCGACGCGCTGAAATCATGAAACGACGTGCCCAACAGCAAAACGAGTAG
- the rimM gene encoding ribosome maturation factor RimM (Essential for efficient processing of 16S rRNA): MEKISIGIIQKPHGVRGEVKVFPKTDFVEERFKKGQEIDLLLNGKTTHYVIDTVRKHQGSVLVKFVGLDNLNDVEFFHKGELFIPRDEMHDLPDNEYYFVDLVGCDVYVEGATIGSVSEMIETPAHPVMRVKGTERDILIPFVERFILDVNIVDKRIDVDWMEGL; encoded by the coding sequence ATGGAAAAAATAAGTATCGGAATAATTCAAAAACCCCACGGAGTTCGTGGTGAAGTCAAAGTATTCCCTAAAACAGATTTCGTTGAAGAGCGATTTAAAAAAGGTCAAGAAATTGACTTGCTCTTAAATGGTAAAACAACACATTACGTCATTGATACGGTGCGTAAACATCAGGGTTCAGTCCTCGTTAAATTCGTAGGGTTGGATAACCTCAACGATGTCGAGTTTTTTCATAAGGGTGAACTCTTCATTCCGCGTGACGAAATGCATGACCTACCAGATAATGAATATTACTTTGTAGATCTTGTTGGTTGTGATGTCTATGTTGAAGGCGCAACGATAGGAAGTGTGAGTGAGATGATTGAGACACCAGCACATCCCGTTATGCGTGTAAAAGGGACAGAGCGTGATATTTTAATTCCGTTTGTCGAACGCTTTATTCTCGATGTTAATATTGTAGATAAACGTATTGATGTTGATTGGATGGAGGGGCTTTAA
- a CDS encoding isoprenyl transferase → MSDLKHIAIIMDGNGRWAKKRDKDRKVGHYFGSENVREIALAALDMDVEVITLYAFSTENWKRPQKEIDYLMKLPAIFFERFLKELNEKGIRVCTIGDLSKIPDRTRKVMHNAVEKTKHNTKLTLNFALNYGSRDEIVRATQRMIDDGVTEVTESLLTSYLDTAGLPDVDLLIRTGGDQRLSNYLLWQLAYSELVFVDMEWPLFGPEAFIKCIDDYQSRQRRFGGL, encoded by the coding sequence ATGAGTGACCTAAAACATATTGCCATAATTATGGATGGCAATGGTCGTTGGGCAAAGAAACGTGATAAAGATCGTAAAGTTGGACATTACTTCGGAAGTGAAAATGTCCGCGAAATTGCTTTGGCGGCTTTGGATATGGATGTGGAAGTAATTACACTTTATGCATTTTCAACTGAAAATTGGAAGCGTCCTCAAAAGGAAATTGATTACTTGATGAAGTTGCCTGCAATTTTCTTTGAACGTTTCTTAAAAGAACTCAATGAAAAAGGAATACGCGTGTGTACGATTGGGGATTTATCGAAAATTCCCGATCGTACACGCAAAGTAATGCATAATGCAGTGGAAAAGACGAAGCACAACACGAAGTTGACGCTAAACTTTGCATTGAATTATGGATCGCGTGATGAAATAGTCCGTGCAACCCAGAGAATGATTGATGATGGTGTTACTGAAGTCACTGAATCCTTATTAACATCGTATCTTGATACAGCTGGTCTTCCAGATGTTGATCTCCTCATTCGAACCGGAGGAGACCAAAGGTTGTCCAATTACTTATTGTGGCAATTAGCCTATTCCGAATTAGTCTTTGTAGATATGGAATGGCCATTATTTGGTCCTGAAGCGTTCATTAAATGCATTGATGACTATCAGTCTCGTCAACGGAGATTTGGAGGTCTTTAG
- a CDS encoding KH domain-containing protein, with translation MRPVEDILYDLVLPLVEDEKSLSVKRLPSLDEKEIILAIYAESSDIARLIGRQGVMAHAIRQTMAIGSRVLDQRISIKFESY, from the coding sequence ATGAGACCGGTTGAAGATATTCTATATGATTTGGTACTTCCACTTGTGGAAGATGAGAAGAGTTTGAGTGTCAAAAGGTTACCGAGCTTAGATGAGAAAGAGATTATTCTTGCAATTTATGCTGAGAGTTCAGATATTGCACGTCTAATTGGTCGTCAAGGTGTGATGGCTCATGCTATTCGTCAAACAATGGCAATTGGTTCACGCGTCCTTGATCAAAGAATTTCAATTAAATTTGAATCATATTAG